Proteins from a genomic interval of Nostoc sp. TCL240-02:
- a CDS encoding tetratricopeptide repeat protein: MIVKNEAATLPKCLNSVRIVVDEMVVLDTGSIDRTPNIAQQLGAKVHHFKWCNDFSAARNAALKYVTGDWILVLDADETLTPGIVPQLREAITRDEYLLINLVRQEVGAEQSPYSLVSRLFRNHPDIRFDRPYHALVDDSVSAIVNKEPHWQIGYLPGVALVHTGYQKSAIAQNNKYAKAATAMEGFLATHPDDPYVCSKLGALYVETGKITQGMELLRHGISVAEENYDILYELHYHLGIAYSRLQKSPQAISHYKAAIKLPIYPMLKLGAYNNLGNLLKAAGDFNGAKTAYATTLKIDPNFVFGHYNLAMTFKALGLFTDAIVYYQHAITLNPNYAEAYQNLGVVLLKVGNHQDSLTAFRKAIALHEKYNPEEAKRLRQGLQEMELM; encoded by the coding sequence ATGATTGTGAAAAACGAAGCCGCAACACTGCCTAAATGCCTGAACAGTGTAAGAATTGTGGTGGATGAAATGGTAGTTTTGGATACAGGCTCAATCGATCGCACTCCCAATATTGCCCAACAACTCGGTGCAAAAGTTCATCATTTTAAATGGTGTAATGACTTCAGTGCTGCCCGTAATGCAGCTTTAAAATATGTCACTGGTGACTGGATTTTGGTCTTAGATGCTGATGAAACTTTGACTCCAGGCATTGTACCGCAGTTGCGAGAGGCGATCACCAGAGATGAATACCTGCTCATTAACCTCGTCCGCCAGGAAGTTGGTGCTGAACAATCTCCCTATTCTTTGGTTTCCAGGCTGTTCCGCAATCATCCAGATATTCGTTTTGACCGTCCTTACCATGCCTTAGTGGATGATAGCGTGTCAGCAATTGTAAATAAAGAACCCCATTGGCAAATAGGTTATTTACCTGGGGTCGCACTTGTACACACAGGATATCAAAAAAGTGCGATCGCTCAAAATAACAAATATGCCAAAGCAGCTACCGCGATGGAAGGGTTTCTTGCTACTCATCCCGATGACCCTTATGTTTGCAGTAAATTAGGGGCATTGTATGTGGAGACGGGGAAAATTACCCAAGGTATGGAGTTGCTCAGACATGGAATCAGCGTTGCTGAAGAAAATTACGATATTTTATATGAACTCCACTATCATTTAGGCATTGCTTACAGTCGCTTGCAAAAATCCCCACAGGCGATTTCTCACTATAAAGCTGCTATCAAATTGCCAATTTATCCCATGCTCAAATTAGGAGCATACAACAACTTGGGTAACTTACTCAAAGCAGCAGGAGATTTCAACGGTGCCAAAACAGCTTACGCCACAACTTTAAAAATTGATCCTAATTTTGTTTTTGGACATTATAATTTGGCGATGACATTTAAGGCTTTGGGTTTATTTACAGATGCGATCGTATATTATCAACATGCAATCACCTTAAATCCCAACTATGCCGAAGCCTATCAAAATTTAGGGGTAGTGTTGCTCAAAGTTGGCAATCATCAAGATAGCTTAACAGCTTTTAGAAAAGCGATCGCCCTTCATGAAAAATATAATCCCGAAGAGGCGAAGAGACTACGCCAAGGGTTACAGGAGATGGAGTTGATGTAG
- a CDS encoding IS1634 family transposase — MTPSVSEIRVQDIDHCGIVAGIIDQMCLVEQINQILGTHHQEIVSSGQAVKAMILNGLGLVSAPLYLFEKFFVGKATEHLLGEGISPEHLNDDRLGRVLDKLYEAGLTQVFVTVALAAAKKFGVEKDSLHLDSSSFHVHGEYTNNSTEGSGKPGEITITKGYSRDHRPDLKQFIVDLMCSGDGDIPLYLNLRVADGNEADSAVFAQILKEFRHQWEIDALFVADAALYTEGNLKQMDSLRWLSRVPATLTTAQLLLEKMSQEAFVDSIVTGYRIAECCCDYGGVKQRWLVVESEARAAADLKQLEKRLTKHLQQAQSQLRQLSQQEFACAADAIQASGRFEAQQRFHELAELEIIEHKRHAKSGRPRKDAQPQQCYYQIRATVVPNELAIATEKQRAGRFILATNVLDAQQLSNDDLLKQYKAQQSTERGFRFLKDPLFFTSSVFLNSKERVAALAMVMGLCLLVYTLGQRALRQALAQAKQTINNQLGKPTASPTMRWVFQCFMSIHLVTIAGFQHITNLTDEQRWILQFLGAPCRKYYLLT; from the coding sequence ATGACACCATCAGTATCAGAAATAAGAGTACAAGATATTGACCACTGTGGGATAGTGGCAGGGATTATTGATCAAATGTGTTTGGTAGAGCAAATCAACCAAATACTGGGAACACATCACCAAGAAATAGTCAGTTCAGGTCAAGCAGTCAAAGCAATGATTCTCAATGGCTTGGGTTTAGTAAGTGCGCCACTATACCTATTTGAGAAGTTCTTTGTAGGCAAAGCCACAGAGCATTTACTAGGGGAAGGTATAAGTCCAGAACACTTGAATGATGACCGCTTGGGCAGAGTCTTGGACAAACTGTATGAAGCGGGATTAACACAAGTATTTGTGACAGTAGCACTGGCAGCAGCCAAGAAGTTTGGGGTGGAAAAGGACAGTTTACACTTGGATTCAAGTTCGTTTCATGTGCATGGAGAATATACCAACAACTCAACAGAAGGTTCAGGCAAGCCAGGAGAGATAACAATCACAAAAGGATACTCAAGAGATCATCGACCAGACCTGAAACAGTTTATTGTAGACCTGATGTGCAGTGGAGACGGGGATATTCCTCTATATCTAAATCTAAGAGTGGCAGATGGGAATGAAGCCGACTCAGCCGTGTTTGCTCAAATCTTGAAAGAATTTCGTCACCAATGGGAAATAGATGCTTTGTTTGTAGCGGATGCAGCACTCTACACCGAAGGCAATCTTAAACAAATGGATTCTTTGCGATGGCTATCACGAGTTCCAGCCACACTGACTACTGCCCAATTACTCTTGGAGAAAATGAGTCAGGAAGCTTTTGTGGATAGCATAGTCACAGGCTACCGAATAGCAGAGTGTTGCTGCGATTATGGTGGAGTCAAACAGCGTTGGCTAGTGGTGGAAAGTGAAGCTCGTGCCGCAGCAGATTTAAAGCAACTGGAAAAACGTCTGACTAAGCACCTCCAACAAGCACAATCTCAACTGCGACAGTTGTCACAACAAGAATTTGCTTGTGCCGCAGACGCGATACAGGCTTCAGGGCGTTTTGAGGCTCAGCAACGCTTTCATGAACTTGCTGAACTAGAAATTATCGAACACAAACGCCATGCCAAATCAGGCAGACCACGTAAAGATGCTCAACCACAACAGTGTTACTATCAAATTCGTGCGACTGTTGTACCTAACGAGCTAGCAATTGCCACTGAAAAACAACGAGCCGGGCGTTTTATTTTGGCTACCAATGTTCTTGATGCTCAACAATTGAGCAATGATGACTTACTCAAGCAGTACAAAGCCCAGCAATCTACTGAGCGTGGTTTTCGTTTTCTCAAAGACCCTTTATTTTTTACCAGCAGTGTTTTTCTCAACTCGAAAGAACGTGTTGCTGCTTTAGCAATGGTCATGGGTCTATGCTTGTTAGTTTACACTTTGGGACAACGGGCGTTACGCCAAGCTCTAGCTCAAGCAAAACAAACCATCAACAATCAATTGGGTAAACCAACTGCCTCTCCTACGATGCGGTGGGTGTTTCAATGTTTCATGTCGATTCATCTGGTAACGATCGCTGGCTTTCAACACATTACCAATCTTACTGACGAACAACGATGGATTCTCCAATTTCTTGGTGCGCCTTGCCGAAAATATTATCTTCTCACCTGA
- a CDS encoding transposase, whose protein sequence is MVSFIKNTIDLLSYLRNVGYIQMMEQEAQDAEKTGRIRVIVQDNGSIHRCKEVQKLWSKLESMGLYIFFLPKYCSEINPIELEWQHLKKDELSGQSFDDEYYHCLCRNSWC, encoded by the coding sequence ATGGTGTCATTCATCAAAAATACCATTGATCTCCTCTCTTACCTGCGGAATGTAGGTTATATCCAAATGATGGAGCAAGAAGCCCAAGATGCCGAAAAAACTGGACGTATTCGCGTAATTGTTCAAGATAATGGGTCAATACACCGATGCAAAGAAGTACAAAAGCTATGGTCAAAATTGGAGAGCATGGGTTTGTATATCTTCTTTTTGCCGAAATATTGCTCCGAAATTAATCCCATTGAATTGGAGTGGCAACATCTCAAAAAAGATGAACTCTCAGGGCAATCATTTGACGATGAATACTACCATTGCTTATGCCGTAATTCATGGTGTTGA
- a CDS encoding helix-turn-helix domain-containing protein, with the protein MLNLPKLDAPHSNLSGRLKCPSEFLDPNFLKQVLEYIRANPSQELNLNQIAATVGFSPYHFARAFKVTTGLSPYQYVLRCRLELAQKLLQNQKRELAQVAAEAEFGNQSHMTSVFQRMLHTTPKRYQQKMSSITASCRIERSVI; encoded by the coding sequence ATGCTAAATCTTCCAAAACTGGATGCTCCCCATTCAAATCTATCTGGACGGCTCAAATGTCCATCAGAGTTTTTAGACCCAAATTTTTTAAAGCAAGTCTTAGAATACATCAGAGCGAATCCATCTCAGGAACTTAACCTCAACCAGATTGCTGCCACAGTCGGATTCAGTCCCTATCATTTTGCACGAGCATTTAAAGTTACAACTGGACTATCACCTTATCAATACGTCCTACGGTGTCGCCTGGAACTTGCCCAAAAACTCTTACAGAACCAAAAGCGCGAACTAGCACAGGTAGCCGCAGAAGCGGAATTTGGCAACCAGAGTCACATGACTTCTGTGTTTCAACGAATGCTACACACAACCCCAAAGCGTTATCAGCAAAAAATGAGTAGTATTACGGCTAGTTGTCGGATAGAGAGGTCAGTCATTTAG
- a CDS encoding FAD-dependent oxidoreductase, protein MRINRLTYEPSIRIGIVGAGCAGLTAAEELHDFGYKNITIIDAKNRVGGKTYSIKYADPSLEARGIYEGGTVWILPSPLYKKYRKRYGISPSLHVMPRVQIFDLATGKATSPFLVESKHSLFSRLWQLRKFFQELDKYTRYSDPGYINPAYRGMNESSPQWFNKQGLDFIRDALIPIANAAQFGHLEPEASTAYVIRLLALLNRCNFLKKLVLNMPQLQEGNQELWNRLAATHNLCLGQTIERVSRGQTILVKTASNQWEFEHLIWTAPVDDFLGVADTCPEEANIFSRVRTIKRAVITCKVEGLSANIFYVIRNTLNQPLPISYPLAICEVDPGSKIYNFYPFMDETTTVEELESNIADCVKKLGGTQVALMGQPLIWKWFSHFSAEDLKDGIYQRLEMLQGNQNTYFANEMTAGVSVPYGMEYAAYLVKRFF, encoded by the coding sequence ATGCGAATTAATCGTTTAACCTATGAACCTTCAATCCGTATTGGTATCGTTGGTGCTGGATGCGCTGGTTTAACGGCTGCCGAAGAATTACATGATTTTGGATACAAAAATATCACCATCATTGATGCCAAAAATCGTGTAGGTGGGAAAACATATTCAATTAAATACGCAGACCCAAGTCTTGAAGCCCGTGGTATTTACGAGGGTGGAACTGTTTGGATCTTACCTAGCCCCTTGTACAAAAAATATAGAAAAAGGTATGGGATTTCTCCATCGCTTCATGTGATGCCACGGGTGCAAATATTTGACTTAGCTACTGGCAAAGCTACTAGCCCGTTTTTAGTGGAGTCCAAACATTCTTTATTCAGCCGACTCTGGCAGTTGAGGAAATTTTTCCAAGAATTAGACAAGTATACTCGGTATTCAGATCCAGGCTATATCAATCCTGCTTACCGAGGTATGAATGAATCCTCACCTCAATGGTTTAACAAACAGGGTTTGGATTTTATTCGAGATGCTTTAATACCGATTGCGAATGCGGCACAATTTGGACATCTGGAACCAGAAGCTTCTACTGCTTATGTGATTCGGCTACTGGCATTATTGAACCGTTGCAATTTCCTGAAAAAATTGGTTCTGAATATGCCTCAATTGCAAGAAGGGAATCAAGAATTATGGAATCGTTTAGCAGCAACTCATAACTTGTGTCTAGGACAAACTATTGAGCGTGTTTCTCGCGGTCAAACAATTTTGGTCAAGACTGCCTCAAATCAATGGGAATTCGAGCATTTAATTTGGACTGCTCCTGTAGATGATTTTCTTGGCGTAGCTGATACTTGTCCTGAAGAAGCAAATATTTTTTCTAGGGTACGTACAATAAAAAGAGCGGTTATTACCTGTAAAGTAGAGGGTTTATCTGCAAACATTTTCTACGTAATCAGAAATACTTTAAATCAGCCTTTACCAATTAGTTATCCATTAGCTATCTGCGAGGTTGATCCAGGCAGTAAAATCTACAATTTTTATCCATTCATGGATGAAACGACAACTGTTGAAGAGTTGGAAAGCAACATAGCCGATTGCGTCAAAAAGCTCGGAGGTACTCAAGTGGCACTTATGGGGCAACCCCTAATTTGGAAGTGGTTCTCTCATTTTTCAGCCGAAGACCTCAAGGATGGTATTTATCAACGATTAGAAATGTTGCAAGGTAATCAAAACACCTACTTTGCTAATGAAATGACTGCTGGAGTAAGCGTACCTTATGGTATGGAATATGCGGCTTATTTAGTGAAACGCTTTTTTTAA
- a CDS encoding IS630 family transposase yields the protein MPPPAKNFLTQEQVSKLQEALKESNLPHIRERILIILLQNDGKPQHEIAKFLGCSHRTVAYWCMHGDPDNLETLHNKREYEHWRKATPEYIELLLKTVAQEPSSLGYEFGKWTAERLATYLTEKTGIDLSSSQVRRILKRKKYSYIWAKYDLKDKQNPVDRAKFKEKLTQYLLIAREQPERLQVWFWDESGFSLRVIRRKNWSKKGKRKNVPGQRRCGRVNVMGAIRELDRKRVCFFVKKGNADIFYEQLQLLFELIKQEWISKGNLGEDFVKSGPKIILVLDNASFHKRKDIIAKISEEFPNFVLEFLPPYSPDYNIIELVWHSCKEYIAHRLFKSVDELKSLLDKLLNQGELVIKWHRQIKNKGNLSYIAA from the coding sequence ATGCCGCCACCAGCCAAGAACTTTTTAACACAGGAGCAAGTCAGCAAGCTACAGGAAGCTCTAAAAGAGAGCAACCTACCGCATATTAGGGAAAGAATTCTAATTATTCTTCTGCAAAATGATGGGAAGCCACAACACGAAATTGCAAAATTTTTAGGCTGTTCGCATAGAACAGTGGCATATTGGTGTATGCATGGAGATCCAGATAATTTAGAAACCTTACATAATAAAAGAGAGTACGAACATTGGCGAAAAGCCACTCCTGAATATATTGAACTTTTATTAAAAACTGTTGCTCAAGAACCCTCATCATTAGGTTACGAATTTGGGAAATGGACAGCAGAAAGATTAGCTACTTATTTAACCGAGAAAACAGGTATTGATTTAAGTAGCTCTCAAGTGAGGAGGATATTAAAGCGAAAAAAGTATAGTTATATTTGGGCTAAATATGATCTAAAGGATAAACAAAATCCAGTAGATAGAGCAAAATTTAAAGAAAAACTTACCCAATATTTATTGATTGCACGAGAACAGCCAGAGCGTCTACAGGTATGGTTTTGGGACGAGAGCGGGTTTAGTTTACGTGTAATTCGACGCAAGAATTGGAGTAAAAAAGGAAAACGTAAAAATGTTCCAGGGCAACGGCGTTGTGGTCGGGTTAATGTGATGGGAGCAATCCGAGAATTAGACCGAAAGCGGGTATGCTTTTTCGTGAAAAAAGGTAATGCAGATATTTTTTACGAGCAATTACAACTATTATTTGAATTAATTAAACAGGAGTGGATAAGTAAAGGAAACCTTGGCGAAGATTTTGTAAAATCTGGGCCGAAGATTATTTTAGTTTTAGATAATGCTAGTTTTCATAAACGCAAAGACATTATAGCTAAAATATCTGAAGAGTTCCCAAATTTTGTTTTAGAGTTTTTACCCCCTTACAGCCCTGATTACAATATTATTGAGTTAGTCTGGCACTCATGTAAAGAATATATTGCTCATCGCTTATTTAAATCAGTAGATGAATTAAAATCACTGCTAGATAAGCTTTTGAATCAAGGCGAGTTAGTGATTAAGTGGCATCGCCAAATCAAAAACAAAGGCAATCTCAGCTATATTGCAGCTTGA
- a CDS encoding DUF1648 domain-containing protein produces the protein MLDLDIVVLGFDLAQMLNLSALLGLVGLFGIAIYAWSTLPDTIPVHFGFDGQVDGWGSKKVLWLLPIVGLAIYGLLTFISRYPHTFNYPVVITEENALRQYQIACSMLDWLKSEIVWIFVYIEWQIFHLATTENPNLGVWFMPVTSIIILGTIGYWLSQSFLAR, from the coding sequence ATGTTAGACCTGGATATTGTTGTTCTTGGATTTGATTTGGCACAGATGCTAAACTTGAGCGCACTGCTAGGACTTGTAGGATTATTCGGCATCGCTATTTATGCTTGGTCAACATTACCGGATACTATACCAGTCCACTTTGGATTTGATGGACAAGTCGATGGTTGGGGGAGCAAAAAAGTTCTGTGGTTATTACCAATTGTCGGTTTAGCAATTTATGGACTTTTAACATTTATTAGTCGTTATCCCCATACGTTTAATTATCCAGTTGTAATTACTGAAGAAAATGCTTTAAGGCAATATCAAATTGCTTGCTCAATGTTGGATTGGTTAAAAAGTGAGATAGTTTGGATATTTGTTTACATTGAATGGCAAATATTCCATCTAGCGACTACAGAAAATCCCAATTTAGGGGTATGGTTTATGCCTGTAACATCAATAATTATACTTGGGACAATTGGATATTGGTTGAGTCAATCTTTTCTAGCACGTTAA
- a CDS encoding Rieske (2Fe-2S) protein, which translates to MTQIFSGATKPDDYIRVAQLAEVQAQGSLLVYKKKHTIALFYSNNTVYAIDNRCPHMGFPLQGSTCKDGIVTCPWHYARFDLKSGGTFDSWADDVPCFAVKIRDGEVWVNLAPLVNPYAHHRQRLQDGLEQNISLVIAKSTIVLLDIAVNPVEPFQIGLEFGISYNKTGWSTGLTIHTCMINLLPYLDEEDKPRALFHGLSAVANDSAGAPPLFVVQPLPNSTVDFATLKSWFCQFIEVRDSEAAQRCLVSAIRSGANLEQIADMLFSSATDHRYLDIGHTIDFINKALEALEVVGWQAAESVLPSLVSGLVSASRMEESNSWRYPVDLVAILESAFEQLPTVLNAGKSQRGTWSNSEQLIPILLGEDPQAIADSLLNALQAGCTEEQLSSVVTYTAALRVARFNTNNDFGDWNSAHHPFTFANAVHQGLRRVPTVELLRGVFDAAMSVYLNRFLNVPPARLPEPKDSVQNPEELLQQLPDLLNRQQQVNQTGQLVANYLYSGGNAERLMAMLGKLMLRENRDFHVIQEIEAAFRQYSLLSDTTARIYVLVAAARYLAAHSPTMRSLGQTYQIAYRLHKGDRLFEES; encoded by the coding sequence ATGACTCAAATATTTTCAGGTGCAACGAAACCAGACGATTATATCCGTGTTGCTCAACTTGCAGAAGTTCAGGCACAAGGCAGTTTGTTAGTCTACAAAAAAAAGCATACCATTGCCTTATTTTACTCAAACAATACAGTTTACGCAATTGATAACCGTTGTCCTCACATGGGCTTTCCCTTACAAGGAAGCACTTGCAAAGATGGTATTGTTACTTGTCCTTGGCATTATGCCCGGTTTGACCTGAAGAGTGGTGGAACGTTTGACTCATGGGCAGATGATGTTCCTTGTTTTGCGGTAAAAATCCGTGATGGTGAAGTCTGGGTAAATTTAGCACCACTAGTTAACCCTTATGCTCACCACCGCCAACGTCTGCAAGACGGTTTAGAGCAAAATATTTCTTTAGTGATTGCCAAATCAACGATCGTACTGTTAGATATAGCGGTGAATCCGGTAGAACCATTTCAAATCGGGCTAGAATTTGGCATTAGTTACAACAAAACAGGTTGGAGTACAGGTTTAACTATCCATACCTGTATGATCAATCTACTACCTTATCTGGATGAAGAAGACAAACCTCGTGCGTTATTCCACGGGCTTTCGGCAGTCGCTAATGATAGTGCAGGTGCGCCACCTCTGTTTGTTGTTCAGCCATTGCCTAACTCTACAGTTGATTTTGCGACTCTTAAAAGCTGGTTTTGCCAGTTTATTGAGGTACGGGATAGTGAAGCTGCACAAAGATGTCTGGTATCTGCGATTCGCTCAGGGGCTAATTTAGAGCAAATTGCAGATATGCTGTTTTCATCGGCTACAGATCATCGTTATCTCGACATTGGGCATACCATTGATTTTATTAACAAAGCACTAGAAGCATTAGAAGTTGTTGGTTGGCAAGCAGCGGAATCTGTTCTGCCTAGCTTAGTTTCGGGTTTAGTTAGTGCATCCCGTATGGAAGAATCTAATTCCTGGCGCTACCCTGTAGATTTAGTAGCAATATTAGAGTCAGCTTTTGAGCAATTACCCACTGTTTTAAATGCAGGAAAATCTCAACGAGGAACTTGGTCAAACTCGGAGCAATTAATACCAATTTTATTAGGTGAAGACCCACAAGCGATCGCAGACTCGCTGTTGAATGCCCTACAAGCTGGTTGTACAGAAGAACAATTATCAAGCGTAGTTACTTATACCGCAGCACTGCGTGTAGCTCGTTTTAATACTAACAATGACTTTGGAGATTGGAATTCGGCACATCATCCATTTACTTTTGCTAACGCCGTGCATCAAGGGTTACGACGAGTCCCAACAGTCGAACTACTCAGAGGTGTGTTTGATGCGGCGATGAGTGTCTATTTGAATCGTTTTTTGAATGTACCACCAGCACGACTTCCAGAACCAAAAGACTCCGTTCAAAATCCCGAAGAATTGCTCCAGCAACTACCCGATTTATTAAATCGTCAGCAGCAAGTTAACCAAACAGGTCAATTAGTGGCGAATTATTTATATAGTGGTGGCAATGCTGAAAGACTGATGGCGATGCTAGGGAAATTGATGCTTAGAGAAAATCGTGATTTTCATGTAATTCAAGAAATAGAAGCCGCTTTTCGTCAGTATTCTCTATTAAGTGACACTACTGCTAGGATTTATGTATTAGTTGCTGCTGCTCGGTATTTAGCAGCCCATTCTCCCACTATGCGATCTCTTGGACAAACCTATCAAATCGCTTATCGGTTACATAAAGGCGATCGCCTATTCGAGGAATCTTGA
- a CDS encoding DUF1648 domain-containing protein, whose amino-acid sequence MLNLSALVGLVGLFGIAIHAWSTLPDTIPVHFRFDGQADGWGSKKVLWLLPIVGLAIYGLLTFISRYPNTFNYPVVITEKNALRQYQIACSMLNWLKSEMIWIFVYIEWQIFHLPTTENPNLGVWFMPVTSIIIFATIGYWLSQSFLAR is encoded by the coding sequence ATGTTAAACTTGAGCGCACTGGTAGGACTTGTAGGATTATTCGGCATCGCTATTCACGCTTGGTCAACATTACCGGATACTATACCTGTCCACTTTAGATTTGATGGACAAGCCGATGGTTGGGGGAGCAAAAAAGTTCTGTGGTTGTTACCAATTGTCGGTTTAGCAATTTATGGACTTTTAACATTTATTAGTCGTTATCCCAATACATTTAATTATCCAGTTGTAATTACTGAAAAAAACGCTTTAAGGCAGTATCAAATTGCTTGTTCAATGCTGAATTGGTTAAAAAGTGAGATGATTTGGATATTTGTTTACATCGAATGGCAAATATTCCATCTACCGACTACAGAAAATCCTAATTTAGGGGTATGGTTTATGCCTGTAACATCAATAATTATATTTGCGACAATTGGATATTGGTTGAGTCAATCTTTTTTGGCACGTTAA
- a CDS encoding DUF6748 domain-containing protein produces the protein MNKQSLSYKASIIPLLGAIIVTNGFLSKVSAQNISAPETTDSVAVSVKNQEFPQWGYYIVRRDFRKCASPVCGGYFIKQVNLKATPCLDGVFRSECYVSAIDWSSLKVSPYELIKIQNDDGSRVILRGNIVPVTFPLFGEFGNLRVKEAFYAATNAPAKGTFVALKDNGIRCITTPCFSTDNLVLNKPKTAQVSSIDLSQIGATQKQLDAATNEIFDQGLIAIGKTEVVENVDPTKRDTKFVATQFYLRVEPN, from the coding sequence ATGAACAAACAATCATTGAGCTACAAAGCCTCAATTATTCCTCTATTAGGTGCAATAATAGTCACTAACGGATTTCTCTCCAAAGTATCGGCGCAAAATATTTCTGCTCCAGAGACTACTGATTCTGTTGCTGTCAGCGTCAAAAACCAAGAGTTTCCACAGTGGGGATATTACATCGTGCGAAGAGATTTTCGCAAATGTGCTTCTCCAGTATGCGGTGGGTATTTTATAAAACAAGTCAACTTGAAAGCTACTCCTTGCTTAGATGGTGTTTTTCGCTCCGAATGCTATGTGTCTGCAATTGATTGGAGTTCCCTGAAAGTCTCGCCTTACGAACTAATAAAAATTCAAAATGATGATGGTAGCCGTGTGATTCTCAGAGGTAACATCGTTCCAGTAACATTTCCTCTCTTCGGTGAGTTTGGGAATTTGAGAGTGAAAGAAGCCTTCTATGCAGCGACAAATGCCCCAGCAAAAGGTACTTTTGTGGCACTAAAAGACAATGGCATTCGTTGCATCACAACTCCTTGCTTCTCCACAGATAATCTGGTTCTAAATAAACCCAAGACTGCTCAAGTTTCGTCAATTGATTTGAGTCAAATCGGTGCAACACAAAAACAACTTGACGCAGCAACAAACGAAATTTTCGATCAAGGTTTGATTGCTATAGGTAAAACTGAGGTAGTAGAAAACGTAGATCCAACCAAGAGAGATACTAAGTTTGTGGCTACACAATTTTATTTGAGAGTGGAACCAAACTAA
- a CDS encoding pentapeptide repeat-containing protein, whose translation MPQDFSHQNFIGRSFKGQDFTGANFSHADIRGTDFCGANLREADFRHAQAGLQGWWAIFLVLVSCLLSGIPGFIWYLNGYLLLLIFEGSLLRNQFLGWTTLILLIVFFFTTIRQGVGAGLGIFAVAVAIAASVIIFLGDTVGAGTVVGVFAESEFGALIAAVAVVGAGAFAFTIAFITAFAIAGVLAGANAFVIAVALAGLLISIYIILILIELI comes from the coding sequence ATGCCGCAAGACTTCTCTCATCAGAATTTCATAGGTCGTTCATTCAAAGGTCAAGACTTTACTGGTGCAAACTTTAGTCACGCAGATATTCGAGGAACAGATTTTTGTGGGGCTAATTTGAGAGAAGCTGACTTCAGACATGCCCAAGCGGGACTGCAAGGGTGGTGGGCAATTTTCCTAGTCCTGGTCTCATGTTTGTTGTCGGGAATCCCAGGATTTATCTGGTATTTAAATGGTTATTTGCTCTTGCTAATATTTGAAGGCTCTCTGCTCAGGAACCAGTTTTTGGGTTGGACTACTTTAATACTACTGATTGTCTTCTTTTTCACTACGATTCGCCAAGGAGTAGGAGCTGGGTTAGGAATCTTTGCCGTAGCTGTAGCGATAGCCGCATCTGTAATTATATTTTTAGGCGACACTGTTGGAGCAGGAACTGTAGTCGGAGTTTTTGCAGAATCTGAATTTGGAGCTTTGATCGCAGCAGTGGCTGTAGTTGGAGCCGGAGCCTTTGCTTTCACTATAGCCTTCATTACAGCTTTCGCTATCGCTGGAGTTTTAGCTGGAGCAAACGCCTTCGTTATAGCTGTAGCCTTAGCTGGACTGTTGATTAGCATCTATATCATCCTAATTCTGATAGAGCTTATTTGA